The genomic interval GAACGGAATGCATTATCTGCTACAGTGGAAAAACGAAACTCGCAGAGAATGGCGTATACAGCAGAGCTGACTCAGTGCCACATATGCTTGGAACAGTTTCAAAAGCCCCGGGCCCTCCCTTGCGTACATACGTTCTGTCATCTCTGTCTGCAAGAGTATATTAACGCGTGCCACTCAAGAGCGCACGTTATCTCCACCGTTCGGGCACCATCCTCGGCCACTGTTCGGGCACCACCCTCCACCACCGTTCGGACACCATCCTCCGCCACCGCACGACCACCACCGGTCACCACCACCATCGGAACATCATCATCAGCGGTTCAGGCGCCCGCATTCGCCGCCTCATCACGGCCACCACCACGGACATCCGGGTCACCACCGCGGACATCGACATGGACACCCAGGTTGTGAATAACTCTTTCGTTTAGGAATGTAAATACGTTCACTACATTCTAAATTGATTGAAAAAATAATTGCGCCTTTACAAAGTTCACTTGTCAACTCGG from Dreissena polymorpha isolate Duluth1 chromosome 1, UMN_Dpol_1.0, whole genome shotgun sequence carries:
- the LOC127879260 gene encoding E3 ubiquitin-protein ligase SH3RF1-like; this encodes MQLQEYMCLFVEKRNSQRMAYTAELTQCHICLEQFQKPRALPCVHTFCHLCLQEYINACHSRAHVISTVRAPSSATVRAPPSTTVRTPSSATARPPPVTTTIGTSSSAVQAPAFAASSRPPPRTSGSPPRTSTWTPRTGLGWMQRRQILIL